Proteins found in one Thunnus maccoyii chromosome 5, fThuMac1.1, whole genome shotgun sequence genomic segment:
- the wt1a gene encoding WT1 transcription factor a isoform X5, producing MCAYPGCNKRYFKLSHLQMHSRKHTGEKPYQCEFTDCGRRFSRSDQLKRHQRRHTGVKPFQCETCQRKFSRSDHLKTHTRTHTGKTSEKPFNCRWPNCQKKFARSDELVRHHNMHQRNLTKLQLAI from the exons ATGTGTGCCTACCCAGGATGCAACAAACGTTACTTCAAGCTGTCTCATCTGCAGATGCACAGTCGCAAACACACAG GGGAGAAACCTTACCAGTGTGAGTTCACAGACTGCGGCCGGAGGTTTTCTCGCTCCGACCAGCTCAAAAGACACCAGAGGAGGCACACag GAGTTAAACCCTTCCAATGCGAGACGTGTCAGAGAAAGTTCTCTCGGTCTGACCACCTTAAGACACACACCCGGACTCATACAGGTAAAACAA GCGAGAAACCGTTTAACTGCCGGTGGCCGAACTGTCAGAAGAAGTTTGCCCGGAGTGATGAGTTGGTGCGGCACCACAACATGCATCAGAGGAACCTCACCAAGCTCCAGCTGGCCATCTGA